The following coding sequences are from one Streptomyces sp. NBC_01485 window:
- a CDS encoding alpha/beta fold hydrolase: MTTPSITTPFPPPPGARAYRLRTERGEFAVVDAPVPADVEPRGVALLLPGFTGSKEDFHRLHEPLAARGYRAIAVDGRGQNESDGPAEDESPYAQEELARDVLAQAAALDTPLHLVGHSLGGQISRAAVLLDHSPFVSFTLVSSGPGEISDSQKQRVKLLHDALAVMTMPEMWGAILAMGPPEEVGGPARGFGRLDQLRLRWLNHKPAQLLATGRQLCTAPNRVAELAAVPLPFHVLSGAVDDTWPLSLLDEMAVDLRAHRTVVPDAEHSPNLDQPFPTARALADFWDSHPG, from the coding sequence GTGACCACGCCGAGCATCACCACCCCCTTTCCCCCGCCTCCCGGCGCGCGTGCGTACCGCCTGCGGACCGAGCGCGGTGAGTTCGCCGTCGTCGACGCTCCCGTGCCCGCCGACGTCGAGCCGCGCGGTGTCGCGCTGCTGCTGCCCGGCTTCACCGGCAGCAAGGAGGACTTCCACCGGCTGCACGAGCCGCTCGCGGCGCGCGGCTACCGTGCCATCGCCGTGGACGGGCGTGGGCAGAACGAGTCCGACGGACCGGCCGAGGACGAATCCCCTTACGCGCAGGAGGAGTTGGCCCGGGACGTGCTGGCGCAGGCGGCGGCCCTCGACACGCCCCTGCACCTCGTCGGGCACTCCCTCGGCGGCCAGATCTCCCGCGCCGCCGTCCTCCTCGACCACTCCCCCTTCGTCTCGTTCACGCTCGTCTCCTCGGGCCCCGGCGAGATCTCCGACTCGCAGAAGCAGCGCGTGAAGCTGCTGCACGACGCGCTCGCGGTGATGACGATGCCGGAGATGTGGGGGGCGATCCTGGCGATGGGTCCGCCGGAGGAAGTCGGCGGCCCGGCCCGCGGCTTCGGCAGGCTGGACCAGCTACGGCTGCGCTGGCTGAACCACAAGCCGGCCCAACTCCTCGCCACAGGCCGCCAGTTGTGCACCGCACCGAACCGCGTCGCCGAACTCGCCGCCGTCCCGCTGCCGTTCCACGTCCTGTCGGGCGCGGTGGACGACACTTGGCCGTTGAGTCTCCTGGACGAGATGGCGGTGGACCTGCGCGCGCACCGGACGGTCGTGCCGGACGCCGAGCACTCCCCCAACCTGGACCAGCCCTTCCCGACGGCCCGCGCCCTGGCCGACTTCTGGGACAGCCACCCCGGGTAG
- a CDS encoding magnesium transporter MgtE N-terminal domain-containing protein: MASGTPRIFVSHLAAVPVFDPNGDQVGRVRDLVVVLRVGRRPPRVLGLVVELSTRRRIFLPMTRVTGIESGQVITTGVVNVRRFEQRPTERLVFGELLDRRVSLVENGGPGEAGEPGGSGEEVTVLDVSLRQLPARRDWEIDRVFVRKGRKGGAFRRAKGETLTVGWSAVTGFSLEEHGQGAESLLATFEQLRPADLANVLHHLSPKRRAEVAAALDDDRLADVLEELPEDDQIEILGKLKEERAADVLEAMDPDDAADLLSELPEEDKERLLSLMEPADAADMRRLMAYEEHTAGGLMTTEPIVLRPDATVADALARVRNPDLSPALAAQVYVCRPPDETPTGKYLGTVHFQRLLRDPPYTLVSSILDESLQTLAPDAALPVVAGFFATYDMVAAPVVNEAGSLLGAVTVDDVLDHMLPEDWRETEFHLADDGSDIGVEGEGVGPHGS, translated from the coding sequence ATGGCATCGGGCACCCCCCGGATCTTCGTCTCGCACCTCGCCGCCGTGCCCGTCTTCGACCCGAACGGCGACCAGGTGGGGCGGGTACGCGATCTGGTCGTCGTGCTGCGGGTCGGGCGGCGGCCGCCGAGGGTGCTCGGGCTGGTCGTCGAACTGTCCACGCGGCGCCGGATCTTCCTGCCCATGACCCGGGTGACCGGCATCGAGTCCGGCCAGGTCATCACCACCGGCGTGGTCAACGTCCGGCGCTTCGAACAGCGGCCCACCGAGCGGCTCGTCTTCGGCGAACTCCTGGACCGGCGCGTCAGCCTCGTCGAGAACGGGGGGCCGGGAGAGGCGGGAGAGCCGGGAGGGTCCGGCGAGGAAGTCACCGTCCTCGACGTGTCGCTGCGTCAGCTGCCGGCCCGCCGGGACTGGGAGATCGACCGGGTCTTCGTCCGCAAGGGCAGGAAGGGCGGCGCGTTCCGGCGGGCCAAGGGCGAGACGCTGACCGTGGGCTGGTCGGCCGTCACCGGGTTCTCGCTGGAGGAGCACGGGCAGGGCGCGGAGAGCCTCCTCGCCACCTTCGAGCAGTTGCGCCCGGCCGACCTCGCCAACGTGCTGCACCACCTGTCGCCGAAGCGCCGGGCCGAGGTCGCCGCCGCCCTCGACGACGACCGCCTCGCCGACGTCCTCGAAGAGCTCCCGGAGGACGACCAGATCGAGATCCTCGGCAAGCTGAAGGAGGAGCGCGCCGCGGACGTCCTGGAGGCCATGGACCCCGACGACGCGGCCGACCTGCTCTCCGAGCTCCCGGAGGAGGACAAGGAGCGGCTGCTGAGCCTGATGGAGCCGGCGGACGCGGCCGACATGCGGCGCCTGATGGCGTACGAGGAGCACACCGCGGGCGGTCTGATGACCACCGAGCCGATCGTCCTGCGCCCGGACGCCACCGTCGCCGACGCCCTCGCGCGCGTGCGCAACCCCGACCTGTCCCCGGCCCTCGCCGCCCAGGTCTACGTCTGCCGCCCGCCCGACGAGACGCCGACCGGCAAGTACCTCGGCACGGTCCACTTCCAGCGCCTGCTGCGCGACCCGCCGTACACGCTGGTCAGCTCGATCCTCGACGAGAGCCTCCAGACCCTGGCGCCGGACGCGGCGCTGCCGGTCGTCGCCGGGTTCTTCGCGACGTACGACATGGTCGCGGCGCCCGTCGTCAACGAGGCGGGGTCGCTGCTCGGCGCGGTGACCGTGGACGACGTCCTGGACCACATGCTGCCGGAGGACTGGCGGGAGACGGAGTTCCATCTCGCCGACGACGGGAGCGACATCGGCGTGGAGGGTGAGGGGGTGGGTCCGCATGGCTCCTGA
- a CDS encoding MFS transporter, producing the protein MPTISQQPRAVWATAGASVVAFMGIGLVDPILPSIAQGLDATAGQVSLLFTSYFLITAVAMLVTGFISSRVGGRRTLLLGLALVVVFAGLSGTSGSVAELVGFRAGWGLGNALFVSTALAVIVGAAAGGSAAAILLYESALGLGMACGPLLGALLGDASWRYPFFGTAALMAVGFLCITAFLKEQPKPDRKTSLLDPLKALGHGGLASVAASAFFYNYTFFTVLAFTPFVLDMTPYRSGAVFFAWGLLLAVSSVLVAPRLQERFGSLKVLGGSLALLAVDVLALGYGDHTTAVVCTVLSGAFIGVNNTVYTELALGVSDAPRPVASAGYNFVRWFAAAAAPYFAPKIEEWTDIHVPFVVAAVTAVLGAAVVVVRRKALTREAAEPEPGHPARDGVAVFAR; encoded by the coding sequence ATGCCAACCATCTCGCAACAGCCCAGGGCGGTGTGGGCGACGGCCGGCGCGTCCGTCGTCGCGTTCATGGGCATCGGTCTCGTCGACCCGATCCTGCCGTCGATCGCCCAGGGTCTGGACGCCACGGCCGGTCAGGTCTCCCTGCTCTTCACCTCGTACTTCCTGATCACCGCCGTCGCGATGCTGGTCACCGGCTTCATCTCCAGCCGCGTCGGCGGCCGCCGGACGCTGCTGCTCGGCCTCGCGCTCGTCGTCGTCTTCGCGGGCCTGTCGGGCACCTCCGGCTCGGTCGCCGAACTGGTGGGCTTCCGGGCGGGCTGGGGGCTCGGCAACGCGCTCTTCGTCTCCACCGCCCTCGCGGTGATCGTCGGCGCGGCGGCCGGCGGCAGCGCGGCGGCCATCCTGCTGTACGAGTCCGCCCTCGGCCTCGGCATGGCCTGCGGACCGCTGCTGGGCGCGCTGCTCGGCGACGCCAGCTGGCGCTACCCCTTCTTCGGCACCGCGGCCCTGATGGCGGTCGGCTTCCTGTGCATCACGGCGTTCCTGAAGGAGCAGCCGAAGCCGGACCGCAAAACCTCGCTGCTGGACCCGCTCAAGGCGCTCGGCCACGGCGGTCTCGCCTCCGTCGCCGCCTCGGCGTTCTTCTACAACTACACGTTCTTCACCGTGCTGGCCTTCACCCCGTTCGTGCTGGACATGACCCCGTACAGGTCGGGGGCGGTGTTCTTCGCCTGGGGTCTGCTGCTCGCCGTCTCCTCGGTGCTCGTGGCACCGCGCCTCCAGGAGCGGTTCGGCTCACTGAAGGTGCTCGGCGGCTCGCTGGCGCTGCTCGCCGTCGACGTGCTCGCCCTCGGCTACGGCGACCACACCACGGCGGTCGTCTGCACGGTCCTGTCGGGCGCGTTCATCGGCGTGAACAACACCGTGTACACCGAGCTGGCACTCGGCGTCTCCGACGCCCCGCGTCCGGTGGCGAGCGCGGGCTACAACTTCGTGCGCTGGTTCGCCGCCGCTGCCGCGCCCTACTTCGCGCCGAAGATCGAGGAGTGGACCGACATCCACGTCCCGTTCGTCGTCGCGGCGGTGACGGCGGTGCTCGGCGCGGCCGTGGTCGTCGTACGGCGGAAGGCGCTCACGCGCGAGGCGGCGGAGCCGGAACCGGGGCATCCGGCCCGGGACGGAGTGGCCGTCTTCGCGAGGTGA
- a CDS encoding magnesium and cobalt transport protein CorA: MSMIRDLRAAVVRPSRPSLRKSVRLDSGAYDTTRDPGTPSAVVDCAVYRDGARVPFTTPPTPHEAMRQVRRDGGFVWIGLHEPTEAEFAGIAREFGLHPLAVEDAVQAHQRPKLERYDDSLFTVFKTIHYVEHDRLTANSEVVETGEVMCFTGKDFFITVRHGGQGSLRALRHRLQDDPELLDKGPSAVLHAIADHVVDGYVAVADAVQDDIDEVETEVFSPGRKGSPRGTDAGRIYQLKREVLEFKRAVSPLLRPMQLLSERPMRLVDPDIQKYFRDVADHLARVQEQVIGFDELLNSILQANLAQASVAQNEDMRKITSWAAIIAVPTMVCGVYGMNFDYMPELHWKFGYPVVMSAMVALCVGIHRTLKRNGWL, encoded by the coding sequence ATGTCGATGATCCGCGACCTGCGCGCCGCCGTGGTCCGCCCGTCCCGCCCCTCCCTGCGCAAGAGCGTGCGCCTGGACAGCGGCGCCTACGACACCACCCGCGACCCCGGCACCCCGTCGGCCGTCGTCGACTGCGCCGTCTACCGCGACGGCGCCCGCGTCCCGTTCACGACGCCGCCCACCCCGCACGAGGCCATGCGGCAGGTGCGGCGCGACGGCGGCTTCGTGTGGATCGGTCTGCACGAGCCGACCGAGGCCGAATTCGCCGGTATCGCCCGCGAGTTCGGGCTGCACCCGCTGGCCGTGGAGGACGCCGTGCAGGCGCACCAGCGGCCCAAGCTGGAGCGCTACGACGACTCCCTCTTCACCGTCTTCAAGACCATCCACTACGTCGAGCACGACCGGCTCACGGCCAACAGCGAGGTCGTCGAGACCGGTGAGGTCATGTGCTTCACCGGCAAGGACTTCTTCATCACCGTCCGGCACGGCGGCCAGGGCTCGCTGCGCGCGCTGCGCCACCGGCTCCAGGACGACCCCGAGCTGCTCGACAAGGGCCCCTCGGCCGTGCTGCACGCGATCGCCGACCACGTCGTCGACGGCTATGTCGCGGTCGCCGACGCCGTGCAGGACGACATCGACGAGGTCGAGACGGAGGTGTTCTCGCCGGGACGCAAGGGCAGCCCGCGCGGCACGGACGCCGGGCGGATCTACCAACTCAAGCGTGAGGTACTGGAGTTCAAGCGCGCGGTGTCGCCGCTGCTGCGGCCGATGCAGTTGCTGAGCGAGCGGCCGATGCGGCTGGTCGACCCCGACATCCAGAAGTACTTCCGGGACGTCGCCGACCACCTCGCCCGGGTCCAGGAGCAGGTCATCGGCTTCGACGAGCTGCTCAACTCGATCCTCCAGGCCAACCTGGCGCAGGCGTCCGTCGCGCAGAACGAGGACATGCGCAAGATCACGTCCTGGGCCGCCATCATCGCCGTGCCGACGATGGTGTGCGGGGTGTACGGCATGAACTTCGACTACATGCCGGAACTGCACTGGAAGTTCGGCTATCCCGTGGTCATGTCGGCGATGGTGGCGCTGTGTGTGGGCATCCACCGCACGCTGAAGCGCAACGGCTGGCTGTGA
- a CDS encoding MarC family protein, producing the protein MFDIAVFVSLFLTLFVIMDPPGITPIFLALTAGRPAKVQKRMAFQAVCVAGTVITVFGLLGHQILDYLHVSVPALMIAGGLLLLLIALDLLTGKTDEPKQTKDVNVALVPLGMPLLAGPGAIVSVILAVQKADGVASQVSVWMAILAIHVVLWLVMRYSLLIIRVIKDGGVVLVTRLAGMMLSAIAVQQIINGITQVIRAS; encoded by the coding sequence ATGTTCGACATCGCTGTGTTCGTCTCCCTCTTCCTCACCCTCTTCGTCATCATGGATCCCCCCGGGATCACCCCGATCTTCCTCGCCCTGACCGCCGGACGCCCCGCCAAGGTGCAGAAGCGGATGGCCTTCCAGGCGGTCTGTGTGGCGGGCACTGTGATCACCGTCTTCGGGCTGCTGGGGCACCAGATCCTCGACTACCTGCACGTCTCCGTGCCCGCGCTGATGATCGCGGGCGGGCTGCTGCTCCTGCTGATCGCCCTGGACCTGCTCACCGGCAAGACCGACGAACCGAAGCAGACCAAGGACGTCAACGTCGCGCTCGTCCCGCTGGGCATGCCGTTGCTGGCCGGGCCGGGTGCGATCGTGTCCGTCATCCTCGCCGTGCAGAAGGCCGACGGGGTGGCCTCCCAGGTGTCGGTCTGGATGGCGATCCTCGCCATCCACGTCGTGCTGTGGCTGGTGATGCGGTACTCGCTGCTGATCATCCGGGTCATCAAGGACGGCGGTGTGGTCCTGGTGACGCGGCTCGCGGGCATGATGCTCTCCGCGATCGCCGTGCAGCAGATCATCAACGGGATCACGCAGGTGATCCGGGCGAGCTGA
- a CDS encoding PHP domain-containing protein: MRIDLHCHSTASDGTDTPAELVRNASAAGLDVVALTDHDTTRGHAEAVAALPRGLTLVTGAELSCRIDGISMHMLAYLFDPEEPALLAERELVRDDRVPRARGMVARLNELGVPVTWEQVARIAGEGSVGRPHVATALVELGVVATVSDAFTEDWLSDGGRAYVEKHETDPFEAIRLVKGAGGVTVFAHPGAHKRGRTVPESAIAELAAAGLDGIEVDHMDHDADTRARLRGLAADLGLLVTGSSDYHGSRKTCALGEYTTDPEVYGEITRRATGAFPVPGTGGA, translated from the coding sequence GTGCGTATCGATCTGCACTGTCACTCCACGGCCTCCGACGGTACGGACACCCCGGCCGAGCTGGTGCGCAACGCGTCCGCCGCCGGGCTGGACGTCGTCGCGCTGACCGACCACGACACCACCCGCGGTCACGCCGAGGCCGTCGCCGCGCTGCCGCGGGGGCTCACTCTCGTCACCGGCGCCGAGCTGTCCTGCCGTATCGACGGCATCAGCATGCACATGCTGGCCTACCTGTTCGATCCCGAGGAGCCCGCGCTGCTCGCCGAGCGCGAGCTGGTGCGCGACGACCGGGTGCCGCGGGCGCGCGGGATGGTAGCCCGGCTCAACGAGCTGGGCGTGCCCGTCACCTGGGAGCAGGTCGCGCGGATCGCGGGGGAGGGGTCCGTGGGGCGGCCGCACGTCGCCACCGCACTGGTCGAGCTGGGCGTCGTGGCGACCGTGAGCGACGCGTTCACCGAGGACTGGCTGTCCGACGGCGGCCGGGCCTACGTCGAGAAGCACGAGACCGACCCCTTCGAGGCGATCCGGCTGGTCAAGGGCGCGGGCGGGGTCACCGTCTTCGCGCACCCGGGTGCCCACAAGCGGGGGCGTACGGTCCCGGAGTCGGCGATCGCCGAGCTGGCCGCGGCCGGCCTCGACGGCATCGAGGTCGACCACATGGACCACGACGCGGACACGCGGGCGCGGCTGCGCGGCCTGGCCGCCGATCTGGGGCTGCTGGTCACCGGCTCCTCGGACTACCACGGCAGCCGCAAGACGTGCGCGCTCGGCGAGTACACGACCGACCCCGAGGTGTACGGGGAGATCACCCGGCGGGCGACGGGCGCGTTCCCGGTGCCGGGGACCGGCGGAGCCTGA
- a CDS encoding DUF1003 domain-containing protein: MAPERESGRAERTPAGATASSRPRARLDQPRAPRRRLLPEYDPEAFGRLSERIARFLGTGRFIVWMTIVIIVWVLWNIFAPGDLRFDHYPFIFLTLMLSLQASYAAPLILLAQNRQDDRDRVNLEQDRKENERSIADTEYLTREIAALRIRLGEVATRDWIRSELQDMVKELEGRGNGHREHAVFPAERSRGRDVDDR, encoded by the coding sequence ATGGCTCCTGAGCGGGAGAGCGGGCGCGCCGAGCGCACCCCGGCCGGCGCCACGGCGTCCAGCCGTCCCCGGGCCCGGCTGGACCAGCCGCGGGCGCCCCGGCGCCGGCTGCTGCCCGAGTACGACCCGGAGGCCTTCGGCCGGCTGTCGGAGCGCATCGCGCGGTTCCTGGGCACCGGGCGGTTCATCGTCTGGATGACGATCGTCATCATCGTCTGGGTCCTGTGGAACATCTTCGCGCCCGGCGACCTGCGCTTCGACCACTACCCCTTCATCTTCCTGACCCTGATGCTGTCCCTCCAGGCCTCCTACGCGGCCCCGCTGATCCTGCTCGCGCAGAACCGGCAGGACGACCGCGACCGGGTCAACCTGGAGCAGGACCGTAAGGAGAACGAGCGGTCGATCGCCGACACCGAGTACCTGACCAGGGAGATCGCCGCCCTGCGCATCCGCCTGGGCGAGGTCGCCACCCGGGACTGGATCCGCTCGGAGCTCCAGGACATGGTCAAGGAGTTGGAGGGGCGGGGCAACGGGCATCGCGAACACGCCGTGTTCCCGGCGGAACGTTCGCGGGGGCGTGACGTAGACGACCGGTGA
- a CDS encoding NYN domain-containing protein, giving the protein MNDDLPALAARIDLTNELLTRMLAEVAKTPSTHAIFVDAGYLYAAAGRLVAGTEDRRAFDLDAEGLIEALIDRARSIFADSRLLRVYWYDGARRRIHTTEQQSIAELPDVKVRLGNLNANNQQKGVDSLIRSDLESLARHRAISDAALLGGDEDLVSAVEAAQGYGARVHLWGIEAPEGRNQAEPLLWEVDSQRTLDLDFFKPYVARRTAQAYETNGASRPTREAVRFAGAQIAAKWLAARGRESLVELLPGHPYLPGSVDQDLLVEAEGILQYSLRGQADLRRSLRDGFWEHVQTQY; this is encoded by the coding sequence ATGAACGACGACCTCCCGGCCCTCGCCGCCCGCATCGACCTCACGAACGAGCTGCTCACCCGCATGCTCGCCGAGGTCGCCAAGACGCCCTCGACCCACGCGATCTTCGTCGACGCGGGGTACCTGTACGCGGCGGCGGGGCGCCTGGTGGCCGGGACCGAGGACCGCCGCGCGTTCGACCTCGACGCCGAGGGCCTGATCGAGGCGCTCATCGACCGCGCCCGCTCGATCTTCGCCGACAGCCGGCTGCTGCGCGTCTACTGGTACGACGGCGCCCGGCGCCGCATCCACACCACCGAGCAGCAGTCCATCGCCGAACTGCCGGACGTGAAGGTGCGGTTGGGCAACCTCAACGCCAACAACCAGCAGAAGGGCGTCGATTCGCTCATCCGCTCCGACCTGGAGTCACTGGCCCGCCACCGCGCCATCAGCGACGCGGCCCTGCTCGGCGGCGACGAGGACCTGGTCTCGGCGGTGGAGGCCGCGCAGGGGTACGGCGCCCGCGTCCACCTCTGGGGCATCGAGGCGCCGGAAGGCCGCAACCAGGCCGAGCCGCTGCTCTGGGAAGTCGACAGCCAACGCACCCTCGACCTCGACTTCTTCAAGCCGTACGTCGCCCGCCGCACCGCCCAGGCCTACGAGACGAACGGCGCGAGCCGCCCCACCCGCGAGGCCGTCCGCTTCGCCGGCGCGCAGATCGCGGCGAAGTGGCTCGCGGCCCGGGGCAGGGAGTCCCTGGTGGAACTGCTGCCGGGCCACCCCTACCTCCCCGGCTCCGTCGACCAGGACCTCCTGGTCGAGGCCGAGGGCATCCTGCAGTACTCCCTGCGCGGCCAGGCGGACCTGCGACGCTCACTGCGCGACGGCTTCTGGGAGCACGTGCAGACGCAGTACTAG
- a CDS encoding DUF6758 family protein, whose translation MRGEPSCPKCGGRVRAPGLFADSWQCDVHGTVHPLQPVIPPSVEALSVVVHRTQVPVWMPWPLPVGWLFTGVTYAGDDRSGGRATAVACSGPGPLGGMGELILIAEELGVGLGAWYAGVDGPDPGPYLNVEKPPQAKLLAAGRPTPLWHVSATPDDRVVFAGEACGLWLWAVVWPEQAGLLMYDELVLTDLRDAGAEVELVPCGALSPRLLKP comes from the coding sequence ATGAGGGGCGAACCCAGTTGCCCGAAGTGTGGTGGCCGGGTCAGGGCTCCCGGACTTTTCGCCGATTCCTGGCAGTGCGACGTGCACGGGACGGTGCATCCGCTGCAGCCTGTGATCCCGCCCAGCGTCGAGGCCCTCAGTGTCGTCGTGCATCGCACGCAGGTCCCGGTGTGGATGCCCTGGCCGCTGCCGGTCGGCTGGCTCTTCACGGGCGTGACGTACGCGGGCGACGACCGCAGTGGGGGTCGTGCCACCGCGGTGGCCTGCTCCGGGCCGGGCCCGCTCGGCGGCATGGGTGAGCTGATCCTCATCGCCGAGGAGCTCGGCGTCGGTCTCGGCGCGTGGTACGCCGGTGTCGACGGGCCGGACCCGGGTCCGTACCTGAACGTCGAGAAACCCCCGCAGGCGAAGCTGCTGGCCGCCGGCCGGCCGACCCCGCTGTGGCATGTGTCCGCCACCCCGGACGACCGTGTGGTCTTCGCGGGCGAGGCGTGCGGGCTGTGGCTGTGGGCGGTGGTGTGGCCCGAGCAGGCGGGGCTGCTGATGTACGACGAGCTGGTGCTGACGGATCTGCGGGACGCGGGTGCGGAGGTCGAGCTCGTGCCGTGCGGGGCACTGTCGCCGCGCTTGCTCAAGCCGTAG
- a CDS encoding suppressor of fused domain protein — protein sequence MADVLPLVEARLRTALGEPDARAAVTFLGTDRVEVLRFHEGDVVRYATLGMSAQPMSDPTALLADPVEGPRAELVLSVRPGTADTDKVLRPLAVLAASPQVEGVVVAPGASLDVGEPLWPGAPFTSVLVAEPGGLVEDLGLDAPLDPVRFLPLLPMTPNEAAWKRVHGAQALQERWLTNGTDLRDPSRRSVPLD from the coding sequence ATGGCTGATGTTCTTCCTCTGGTCGAGGCCCGTCTGCGCACCGCGCTGGGCGAGCCGGACGCCCGCGCCGCGGTCACTTTCCTGGGTACGGACCGCGTCGAGGTGCTGCGTTTCCATGAGGGCGACGTCGTCCGTTACGCCACGCTCGGGATGTCCGCGCAGCCGATGAGCGACCCCACGGCGTTGCTCGCGGACCCGGTCGAGGGCCCGCGCGCCGAACTGGTCCTGTCGGTCCGCCCCGGCACCGCCGACACGGACAAGGTGCTCCGCCCGCTCGCCGTGCTCGCCGCGTCTCCGCAGGTCGAGGGTGTGGTCGTGGCCCCCGGCGCCTCCCTCGACGTGGGCGAGCCCCTGTGGCCCGGCGCCCCGTTCACGTCGGTCCTGGTCGCCGAGCCGGGCGGTCTGGTCGAGGACCTCGGCCTCGACGCGCCCCTCGACCCGGTCCGCTTCCTGCCGCTGCTGCCCATGACCCCGAACGAGGCCGCCTGGAAACGCGTGCACGGCGCCCAGGCCCTCCAGGAGCGCTGGCTGACGAACGGGACGGACCTGAGGGACCCGTCCCGGAGGTCCGTCCCGCTCGACTGA